Proteins encoded by one window of Sphaerodactylus townsendi isolate TG3544 linkage group LG02, MPM_Stown_v2.3, whole genome shotgun sequence:
- the LOC125425694 gene encoding tumor necrosis factor receptor superfamily member 10B-like isoform X1, translating into MAPGFWTLAVLMVLAKVESPPLQSSCDNGEYYYSGICCKKCPAGTHVDEHCSAAHTLGHCVACTAGEDYTAYENGLDKCLLCAQCKSGTTMVKDCTVKSNTECRCNDGYYCPPYCEECLRCKTKCPEGQVVVQNCNATVDMECGLPTTGTSHLDGLQILYIFLSLLISVVICSLILYKKCCVPRRKEEKGVENHLSSDSTDDLLPSRKNSNTNPLLTESQEVQPSLSDPVSVSSCSGLPESFSVPLSSTEDTSSSGTAPLLRLTDKPVTHNTQSNLKVLPSITECSAAVKPSHDELSEICGELPSKMRVPDWMTLMRNTGLSDNDRDIIKYDYPFDTREQMHRMLTKLCERFGTEDALCKLLNGLQQMNLTHIYENLLNELLSKNIRIVEDEGKCIYLVKNAEQNV; encoded by the exons gtggaatctccacCACTCCAGTCCAGTTGTGATAATGGAGAATATTACTATTCTGGGATTTGTTGCAAAAAGTGTCCTGCTG GTACCCATGTTGATGAACACTGCAGTGCGGCACATACTTTGGGGCACTGTGTAGCCTGCACAGCAGGAGAAGATTATACTGCTTATGAAAATGGTCTTGATAAGTGCCTGCTTTGTGCTCAATGCAAATCTG GCACAACAATGGTgaaagattgcactgtaaagagCAATACTGAGTGTCGGTGTAATGATGGATATTACTGCCCCCCATACTGTGAGGAATGTCTTAGATGCAAGACAAA ATGTCCAGAAGGGCAGGTAGTTGTGCAAAACTGCAATGCCACTGTTGACATGGAGTGTGGCCTCCCTACTACAG GAACTTCACACCTTGATGGCCTGCAAATATTGTACATTTTCCTGTCTCTGTTAATCAGTGTTGTGATCTGTAGTTTAATACTTTACAAGAAATGCTGTGTTCCTCGCAGGAAGGAAG aaAAAGGTGTTGAGAATCATTTG AGTTCCGATAGCACTGATGACTTGTTGCCAAGCCGGAAAAACTCAAACACAAATCCACTCCTTACTGAGAGCCAGGAAGTACAACCATCTCTTTCTGATCCTGTTTCTGTATCAAGTTGTTCTGGCCTGCCTGAGAGCTTCAGCGTACCTTTGAGCAGTACAGAGGACACATCTAGCTCTGGAACTGCTCCTCTGCTACGTTTGACAGACAAGCCTGTCACTCACAACACACAGTCAAAT TTAAAGGTACTGCCATCTATCACTGAATGTTCTGCAGCAGTTAAGCCTTCTCATGATG AGCTGAGCGAAATCTGTGGAGAGCTACCAAGTAAGATGCGGGTTCCTGACTGGATGACGCTTATGAGGAATACTGGTTTATCAGATAATGATAGAGACATAATAAAGTATGATTATCCTTTTGATACCCGAGAACAAATGCATCGTATGTTAACAAAATTATGTGAAAGGTTTGGAACAGAGGATGCTTTATGTAAATTATTAAATGGACTGCAGCAAATGAATCTTACCCATATTTATGAAAATTTACTGAATGAATTATTGAGCAAGAATATAAGAATTGTAGAGGATGAAGGCAAATGTATCTATTTGGttaaaaatgcagaacaaaatGTGTAA
- the LOC125425694 gene encoding tumor necrosis factor receptor superfamily member 10B-like isoform X2 encodes MFKEGVFRKGSVTVESPPLQSSCDNGEYYYSGICCKKCPAGTHVDEHCSAAHTLGHCVACTAGEDYTAYENGLDKCLLCAQCKSGTTMVKDCTVKSNTECRCNDGYYCPPYCEECLRCKTKCPEGQVVVQNCNATVDMECGLPTTGTSHLDGLQILYIFLSLLISVVICSLILYKKCCVPRRKEEKGVENHLSSDSTDDLLPSRKNSNTNPLLTESQEVQPSLSDPVSVSSCSGLPESFSVPLSSTEDTSSSGTAPLLRLTDKPVTHNTQSNLKVLPSITECSAAVKPSHDELSEICGELPSKMRVPDWMTLMRNTGLSDNDRDIIKYDYPFDTREQMHRMLTKLCERFGTEDALCKLLNGLQQMNLTHIYENLLNELLSKNIRIVEDEGKCIYLVKNAEQNV; translated from the exons gtggaatctccacCACTCCAGTCCAGTTGTGATAATGGAGAATATTACTATTCTGGGATTTGTTGCAAAAAGTGTCCTGCTG GTACCCATGTTGATGAACACTGCAGTGCGGCACATACTTTGGGGCACTGTGTAGCCTGCACAGCAGGAGAAGATTATACTGCTTATGAAAATGGTCTTGATAAGTGCCTGCTTTGTGCTCAATGCAAATCTG GCACAACAATGGTgaaagattgcactgtaaagagCAATACTGAGTGTCGGTGTAATGATGGATATTACTGCCCCCCATACTGTGAGGAATGTCTTAGATGCAAGACAAA ATGTCCAGAAGGGCAGGTAGTTGTGCAAAACTGCAATGCCACTGTTGACATGGAGTGTGGCCTCCCTACTACAG GAACTTCACACCTTGATGGCCTGCAAATATTGTACATTTTCCTGTCTCTGTTAATCAGTGTTGTGATCTGTAGTTTAATACTTTACAAGAAATGCTGTGTTCCTCGCAGGAAGGAAG aaAAAGGTGTTGAGAATCATTTG AGTTCCGATAGCACTGATGACTTGTTGCCAAGCCGGAAAAACTCAAACACAAATCCACTCCTTACTGAGAGCCAGGAAGTACAACCATCTCTTTCTGATCCTGTTTCTGTATCAAGTTGTTCTGGCCTGCCTGAGAGCTTCAGCGTACCTTTGAGCAGTACAGAGGACACATCTAGCTCTGGAACTGCTCCTCTGCTACGTTTGACAGACAAGCCTGTCACTCACAACACACAGTCAAAT TTAAAGGTACTGCCATCTATCACTGAATGTTCTGCAGCAGTTAAGCCTTCTCATGATG AGCTGAGCGAAATCTGTGGAGAGCTACCAAGTAAGATGCGGGTTCCTGACTGGATGACGCTTATGAGGAATACTGGTTTATCAGATAATGATAGAGACATAATAAAGTATGATTATCCTTTTGATACCCGAGAACAAATGCATCGTATGTTAACAAAATTATGTGAAAGGTTTGGAACAGAGGATGCTTTATGTAAATTATTAAATGGACTGCAGCAAATGAATCTTACCCATATTTATGAAAATTTACTGAATGAATTATTGAGCAAGAATATAAGAATTGTAGAGGATGAAGGCAAATGTATCTATTTGGttaaaaatgcagaacaaaatGTGTAA